In Neospora caninum Liverpool complete genome, chromosome Ib, one DNA window encodes the following:
- a CDS encoding fkbp-type peptidyl-prolyl cis-trans isomerase,related, with the protein MNDGEADDAMAEASVLFQQREKKNQTEEGGLKREGRTYNEFSLQGEEEELKHKLDLLHRNAVCFSDCWDAYEWTDMIFFQENQSASNALDMKTASSASKQLSVRMYTAPDTMKGLCAVRSKEEGTLVKKAASRRKCNMVRVTEIVASSGILDVLQCLGFRQITQVFVKARVYLSKVGTPNSTTLLVQRHFSDPEHNTPLFLRKGGRAEPVTAWLIEAKARCEGDGAVAATTDLHLFNYAANFGPLLNLRKVEDSALSEAERELVHSSHPRRL; encoded by the exons ATGAATgatggagaggcagacgatgCTATGGCCGAAGCTTCCGTCTTATTccagcagagggagaagaagaaccaaACGGAGGAGGGAGGATTgaaacgagaaggacgaaccTACAACGagttctctctgcag ggagaagaagaggagctgAAGCACAAACTCGATCTCCTTCACCGGAATGCAGTTTGTTTCAGCGACTGCTGGGACGCGTACGAGTGGACGGACATGATTTTCTTTCAGGAAAATCAATCTGCCTCAA ATGCTCTGGACATGAAAACAGCCTCCAGCGCCAGCAAGCAACTGTCTGTCAGGATGTACACCGCGCCCGATACGATGAAAGGTCTCTG TGCAGTTAGgtcgaaggaagaaggcacgctggtgaagaaggcggccAGTCGACGAAAATGCAACATGGTCCGCGTCACGGAGATCGTCGCGTCCTCGGGCATCCTCGACGTTCTGCAGTGTCTGGGCTTCAG GCAGATCACTCAAGTGTTCGTCAAGGCTCGAGTGTATCTGAGTAAAGTGGGGACGCCGAACAGCACCACGCTTCTCGTTCAGCGTCATTTCTCG GATCCTGAGCACAACACGCCTTTGTTTCTCCGCAAAGGAGGCCGCGCAGAACCAGTGACCGCTTGGCTGATTGAAGCCAAAGCACGatgcgagggagacggagcagTTGCAGCGACAACGGACTTACATCTCTTCAACTACGCTGCAAATTTCGGCCC CCTCTTGAATCTGAGGAAAGTCGAGGACAGCGCTCTCTCTGAAGCTGAACGCGAACTTGTTCACTCCTCTCATCCCCGTCGGTTGTGA
- a CDS encoding fkbp-type peptidyl-prolyl cis-trans isomerase,related, which produces MDDRCVSGLTSLLMLSSSLPHCVPPCLPPCLRPLSSSAASSASSSRAPNGAPDLQDVCGDRSVLLLQLPWTEKPPELSSSHVASNGHFSNPFLSQPPLAGNLACVSAVVWAVGEEPPEATPEALRRLEPPETSEFVISKRLVRIGGSEIPPGLSDALLRTRPGDVARVYIHPDKGFKGVYPRTLRQAVVEDDFLLADVCLHYWTLFENLTPSPSRSSCPLDHALSWASPTRCARFDSPRSCQLCPSALPANGGDAGADQREGGTERHSGAIGDKEERGQAAEEDFPKDLVLFFAYDRLKRDSHVSNTWRDESSNVSFSYHTFSGQSTTDTLDLARVQVSFALPRPHFLPSSARSPSSPPSASLASSPCPDSAVPAFRPSASTSPPVSPSPVLFHACASSLEEDETTPQVFEFLLDEEEAPYRGIESLVRNLRVGQAGDAWLSGQFAAPGKTAGSEETDRNGTTCDGEKDKASGEQGLQKSNGQRAAADKEERARERDGQEGEKGKVAGSSAGAAEDHRHREAGFINMGDDQAGYVRAKVSRMQTPMNKNAEGENRGNLSCCAPSGCSSTAARSPTASPVEKRAPVEEQDTDSQAEGCEDAGKGRGKKNENAEETEDDTEAQREDSRSAQCCRLLRGFVVRGIYPLPEPHHLATPDEKISMAKFIRENGNCWFKKGNFERALRRYLMSEKYLEYLGGGASESDTQRARPDLHAVRLNAAQCYNALGKFDQAKGYCEKVLKEDPENVKGLWRLSVAFAGQGDYLAAERTAQQALALKPQNAEVLQWVSSLKNRGKTEDKHLLGGFKGIFCSSGRDETEATN; this is translated from the exons ATGGATGACAGATGTGTCTCCGGCCTTACTTCTCTTCTCATGCTGTCGTCATCTCTTCCTCACTGTGTCCCGCCCTGCTTACCACCTTGTCTCCgccccctttcctcttctgcagcttcttctgcatcttcGTCGAGGGCGCCTAATGGGGCACCGGACCTGCAGGATGTGTGCGGAGATCGCTCCGTGCTATTGTTGCAACTTCCTTGgacagagaagccgccgGAGTTGTCTTCGAGCCACGTTGCCTCCAATGGACACTTCTCTAatccgttcctctctcaaCCTCCCCTCGCTGGGAacctcgcctgcgtctcggctGTCGTTTGGGCGGTTGGCGAAGAACCACCGGAGGCGACTCCGGAAGCCCTGAGGCGCCTCGAGCCGCCCGAAA CTTCTGAATTCGTCATCAGCAAACGTCTGGTGCGCATCGGTGGAAGCGAAATTCCCCCAGGCTTGAGTGACGCTCTGCTGCGCACGAGGCCAG GCGATGTAGCTCGGGTGTACATTCATCCCGACAAGGGCTTCAAGGGCGTGTATCCGAGAACGCTTCGTCAAGCAGTCGTGGAAGACGACTTTCTTCTTGCCGACGTCTGTCTCCACTACTGGACCCTCTTTGAGAATCTCACCCCCTccccttcgcgttcttcctgtcctctcGACCACGCGCTTTCTTGGGCGTCTCCGACTCGGTGTGCGCGATTTGACTCTCCACGATCTTGTCAACTCTGTCCTTCCGCGCTCCCCGCCAACGGAGGGGACGCGGGGGCGGAtcagagggaaggagggacAGAGCGGCACAGCGGCGCAAtcggcgacaaagaagagagagggcaAGCAGCTGAAGAGGATTTTCCGAAGGATCTGGTCCTCTTTTTTGCGTATGACCGATTGAAACGTGACAGTCACGTGTCGAATACGTGGCGAGATGAGTCCTCGAACGTTTCGTTTTCCTATCACACCTTCAGCGGGCAGTCTACAACAGATACCCTTGATCTCGCTCGTGTTCAGGTTTCGtttgctcttcctcgtcctcatTTCCTGCCCTCTTCTGCTCGGtctccttcatctcctccctctgcttccctcgcttcttctccttgtcCTGATTCCGCCGTTCCTGCTTTCCGACCGTCTGCTTCGACTTCCCCCCCGGTGTCTCCATCTCCCGTCTTGTTTCATGCGTGTGCATCCTCTCtagaagaagacgaaacaaCTCCACAAGTGTTTGAGTTTCTtctcgacgaagaggaagcccCTTACCGAGGGATCGAAAGCCTCGTCAGGAACCTGCGCGTTGGTCaagctggagacgcgtggCTCTCTGGCCAGTTTGCTGCGCCTGGGAAAACGgcaggcagcgaggagacggaccGGAATGGGACCACCtgcgacggagaaaaggacaaggCCAGTGGCGAACAGGGACTCCAGAAATCAAACGGCCAGCGAGCAGCagcagacaaagaagaaagagcaagggagagagacgggcaagaaggagaaaaagggaaagttGCAGGATCGAGCGCAGGAGCAGCTGAGGATCACCGACACCGAGAAGCAGGGTTCATCAACATGGGCGACGACCAAGCAGGTTATGTCCGCGCAAAAGTGTCTAGAATGCAGACGCCCATGAACAAAaatgcagaaggcgaaaacagaggaaaccTGTCATGTTGTGCGCCCAGCGGGTGTTCATCAACCGCCGCACGTTCGCCGACTGCCTCCCCAGTCGAAAAACGAGCACCCGTAGAAGAACAAGACACTGATTCACAAGCAGAAGGGTGCGAGGATGCAGGTaaaggaaggggaaagaaaaacgaaaacgcagaagagacagaggacgacaCCGAAGCGCAAAGAGAAGACTCACGTTCAGCCCAGTGCTGTCGACTTCTCCGAGGCTTTGTCGTGCGCGGCATCTACCCACTCCCCGAGCCTCACCACTTAGCCACACCGGACGAGAAAATTTCGATGGCGAAATTCATTCGCGAAAATGGAAATTGCTGGTTTAAAAAGGGCAATTTTGAACGCGCCCTCCGAAGATATCTCATG agCGAGAAATATCTTGAATATCTTGGGGGAGGCGCTTCTGAGAGCGACACACAACGAGCTCGCCCGGATCTTCACGCAGTGCGTTTGAACGCCGCGCAGTGCTACAACGCCCTCGGCAAATTCGATCAGGCCAAGGGTTATTGTGAAAAG GTCCTCAAGGAGGATCCCGAAAATGTCAAAGGTCTGTGGAGACTTTCTGTCGCATTCGCCGGCCAGGGAGACTACCTGGCAGCCGAGAGAACTGCTCAGCAGGCTCTTGCGCTCAAACCTCAGAACGCGGAGGTGCTCCAGTGGGTTAGCTCTTTGAAGAaccgaggaaaaacagaagacaAACACCTGCTAGGAGGTTTCAAAGGCATCTTCTGTTCATCGGGGAGGGACGAAACAGAGGCAACAAACTAG